The following are encoded together in the Juglans microcarpa x Juglans regia isolate MS1-56 chromosome 2D, Jm3101_v1.0, whole genome shotgun sequence genome:
- the LOC121248346 gene encoding UPF0481 protein At3g47200-like — translation MAGERRQHVAIDVVSLSSSLLNMMEGPNLNMPPRCCIFLTPKILRRHNEKAYAPNAFSIGPFHRTDQSLKATEKVKVKYFQALIRRSSSPNPKQKLDEIIKGIGEIEREARECYAPQACLPNENEFVKILVLDGCFIIELFLRHAHQELRDSEDPVFNMSCMFQLLRHDLCLLENQIPWLVLERLFVMTSGRHRSSPPLVALALKFFATTFQSEPLPTDKPEDGPNGNKHILDLLRNLLIWKSTGLGVGGTLGMQPIPSARILEEGGIKFQRVKSSSILDIKLRNDHVLEIPPLLIQETTEVGFRNLISY, via the coding sequence ATGGCAGGGGAAAGAAGGCAACATGTTGCAATAGATGTAGTGTCATTGTCATCTTCATTACTAAATATGATGGAGGGCCCCAATCTAAACATGCCTCCTAGATGCTGCATCTTCTTAACCCCAAAAATACTCAGAAGGCATAATGAAAAAGCTTATGCCCCCAATGCATTTTCAATTGGACCTTTTCACCGTACCGACCAGAGCCTAAAAGCCACAGAAAAAGTTAAAGTCAAGTATTTCCAAGCCCTCATTCGTAGATCATCATCtccaaatccaaaacaaaagttGGATGAGATAATAAAAGGCATTGGGGAGATTGAAAGGGAGGCTCGTGAGTGTTACGCCCCGCAAGCTTGCCTTCCCAATGAAAATGAGTTTGTGAAAATCTTGGTACTCGATGGCTGCTTCATTATCGAGCTGTTCCTAAGACACGCTCATCAAGAGCTCAGAGATTCGGAAGACCCTGTATTTAACATGTCTTGTATGTTTCAGCTTCTACGCCATGACCTGTGTTTGCTGGAAAACCAAATACCTTGGCTGGTGCTTGAGCGCCTGTTCGTCATGACCAGCGGCCGCCATAGATCAAGCCCACCCCTCGTTGCACTTGCCCTTAAATTCTTTGCTACAACATTCCAATCAGAACCTCTACCCACGGATAAACCTGAGGACGGGCCCAATGGAAACAAGCATATTCTTGATTTGTTAAGGAATTTACTGATTTGGAAATCAACAGGACTAGGCGTAGGCGGCACTTTAGGAATGCAGCCAATTCCTTCTGCAAGGATTCTGGAAGAGGGTGGAATCAAGTTCCAGAGAGTAAAATCTAGTTCCATCCTGGACATCAAATTACGCAATGATCATGTACTAGAAATCCCACCATTATTGATTCAGGAAACCACAGAAGTTGGGTTTCGAAACCTAATCAGTTACTAA